GTATGAAGTTCTATACCTTTCAGCAAGGCAAAGTTGGTAATGTGGAAGATGTTATTATTTCTGCTACGGGGTATACAGGAGCAGGTGGTGTAGAATTGTATGTAAAAAATACTGATGCTCTTAAGCTTTGGGAGACCCTTTTTGAAGCAGGCAAAGAAGAGGGTATTAAGCCCATTGGCCTGGCAGCACGAGATACCCTCCGTCTGGAAATGGGCTTTTGCCTATACGGCAACGACATAGATGATTCCTCATGTCCAATAGAAGCGGGGCTGAGCTGGGTAACCAAATTCAACAAAGTATTTACTAACTCGGAGCATTTACAAAAGCAAAAAGAAAGCGGCGGTAAGCAGAAGTTAGTTGGTCTATTGATGGTAGACAAAGGCATCCCTCGTAAAGATTATGAAATATTTAATGCCGAGGATGAAGTTATTGGCCATGTAACTTCAGGTACACAGTCTCCGGTACTTAAGAGAGGTATAGGTATGGGTTACGTAGCTAAGCCCTATGCCAAAACAGAAACTGAAATTTTTATTGGTGTCCGCAATCGCAGGATTAAAGCGCAGGTTGTTAAACCACCCTTTATTTAGTAGCAAACACGAGGGCTTGTGATGTTAAAATTTATTAGCTAATGAGCCCTTTCTTTACGCACTAATTTTCATGAAGAGTATAGATATATGTCTTAGCCCGGATCTTATGCACTTATATGAAGTGCAGGATAAAGCCGTAGTAGTTGTAGATATTTTAAGAGCTACCTCCTGTATGACTACAGCCCTAGCCCATGGGGTAGCTGCAATCAGACCTGTAGCAGAGGTACAAGCCTGCGAAGCATTAGGCAAAGAAGGCTACCTGACTGCCGGAGAGAGAGGGGGAGAAAAGATAGACAGCTTTAACTTTGGAAATTCTCCCTATGAGTACCAATCTGCCGATATTGTAGGAAAAAAAATAGCAGTGACAACAACGAATGGTACTCGGGCAATCAGCCTGTCAGAAGGTGCCAGACAGCTGCTTATAGGTTCTTTCTTAAACTTAAGTACGCTTGCCTCATATCTCAATGAGCAGGAGCACAACATTTTAATAGTATGTGCTGGGTGGAAGGGATTTGTAAATCTGGAAGATACGCTCTTTGCCGGAGCTTTGGCAGAGCAGCTTACTGCCAAATTTACACAGGCTTGCGACAGTACCCTGGCAGCTATTTCCCTATACCACTCTGCTAAGCATAACTTAAAAAGGTTTTTGCAAAACTCATCTCATGTGCAACGTTTGCAGCATCTCAATGGAGATAGGGATGTAACGTTCTGCCTAAAACTAGATGAATATGAGGTGATACCTGTTCTCAAAGGTAAAGAGTTAGTAAAACTGGAGCTTTAGCCCTTAAAAAAGCTCCAGATCAGGTCTGCTTCGTAGCCTTTGCCTATTAAAAACCTTACAGTTTTTTGCTTGCGGTTATAATCATCTTCTCCTTCCAGCGAGTTCCATTTTTTTTCTAATAAGCTATGTAGCTGCGCTACGTAATCCTCTTCCGAAATCTCATTGAGTCCAGAGCGTATACAATAATTGGAGAGGCCTTTCTGGCGAAGCATCATCTCAATTTTTACACGCCCCCATTTATTCTGGTTAAACTTACCTCGGCAAAAGGCCTGTGCATAACGCTCCTCGTTAATAAAGTTTTCAGTAATTAGCTCGCTAAGCACTTCTTCTACAGCATCGCTGTACAAACCATACTGATATAGTTTGTCTCTAACTTCCTGCTGGGTTCGTTCTTGGTAAGCGCAGTATTTGGCAGCTTTTACCTTAGCCTGCTGCCTCAGGTTAGTAACAGTCATACTTTTTAACTCTACTTATAGTACTACAGTTCGCTCCTAACATTATTAAATATGCGGTCTTTCAAATATGCATGCACATCCTTCTAGATCAAATTTGGCCTGATAAATCTAAACTCCTAATCCTTAGCAAATGAAAACTTGCCAACAAATTGACAGTGAAAGCCGTATATTTATTATACTTAAGAATTGCTTCTGAAGGCTTTACAAATTCTGAAAATAGTCTTACCTTATATAACAGGAGTTTAGCTATTTAGCCTGCATTTCTTCTTTTACCAAAGAGAAAGGTTAAAATCACATTTTTCTAAACTAATAAGCATTTTAGGCGTTTTTTTTATACATTTAATTTACAATTCACTGAGAAGAGGAGAGTAGTATGATTGACATGTTACTTTGTGGTGCCGCTTACGTTATCATGGTCTACTTCATGGTCGTACTCATGAAGAAGCGCAACTTTCGCTTCCGAGACGATGATGATGACGACGATGATGGAGGAGTATCTATTACTCCTACCCCGGACCTTGACCTTCCTCCTGGTGTTTCTCTTCCTGACGACAGTGGACCTCGCCACCATAGAAAGATAGAAGAGGCTGAAGAAGTGTTTGCTTAGTGCTTCCCTCTTACATTATTCATTATTACATAATATCTTCGTTATTTTGTCGCATAGTTTACCTACACTGAGCTAAAGTGCACTGAGGGCAACTTTATTTTCTAGCTAATCGTTTTGTGTAGGTCAGGGGTAGCAAGTACAAAAGGCTGCCTCACTGAATTCTTAATTTCAGAATGATGCAAAATATGCGAGCCTATAAATTTTTCCTTCCCGTCTGCTTATTTCTTTTTCTTACAGGTATGGCTGTGCAGGCACAAGTGCTGAAACCTGCTACATGGTCGGTAGAGCTATCTAAAGGTACAGTAAAGGTAGGTGAAGAAGTAGAAGTAATACTATACGCAGATATTATAGAAGACTGGTACCTCTATTCCAACGATTTTGACCCTGAGCTAGGGCCAATGGTAACTGAAATCAATTTCAACCCTAACGAAGCTTATGAGTTGGTAGGAGAAGTAAGACCGATAGGTGCTAAAGAGAAATACGACGATATTTTTGAAGGTAATTACACTTACTTTACTAAAAAGGCAGAGTTCCGACAAACTATCAAGGTAAAGAAAGCAAGTCTAAAAGAGATTAGTGGAGATTACAACTACCAGACATGCAGTGATATAACGGGGCAGTGCATTCCTGATGATGGAGAATTTAAGCTTGACATTACTGTGGCAGATCAGGCAGATGCTTCCTCTTCGGTTTCTGAGGATGAGGATTCCCCAAATGAAGAACAAACGGCAAATGAAAAAAAATTAGCAGAAGAATCTACTGAAATTACAGAGAACCAAGCCAATGAGACCAAAGCAGAAACAAATAATGAGGCGAAGATAAGCCAGCCGGTACCTACCACCGACATAAATGTGAGGGCGTCTAACACTCCTTATACATTATTAACTTTCTTTTTTGTAGCCTTTTTAGCAGGCCTGGCAGCTTTGCTTACACCCTGTGTCTTTCCTATGATTCCGATGACTGTTTCTTTTTTTACCGGCGGTGGTTCTAAAAGCCAGGCAATTAGTAAAGCTGTAATTTATGGTATCTCTATTATTGTAATCTATACGCTCATAGGCACACTGGTATCGGTAATATTTGGACCGGCTTTCGCTAACTGGCTCAGTACACATTGGTTACCTAATCTATTTTTCTTTGCTGTTTTTGTCATATTTGCCTTATCGTTTTTTGGTTTATTTGAGATTACCCTTCCTAGCTCAGTAGTAAACAATGTAGATCGTCAGGCTGATAAAGGAGGGTACTACGGTATTTTCTTTATGGCATTTACGCTGGTACTGGTATCATTCTCTTGCACAGGACCTATTGTTGGAAGTATACTGGTTGAATCTGCCGGAGGAGAATTTGTTAAGCCTGTTGTAGGTATGCTGGGTTTCTCACTGGCATTTGCTATTCCTTTCGGGCTTTTTGCGGCCTTTCCGCAATGGCTTAATAGCTTGCCCAAATCAGGTGGATGGCTTAATTCTGTAAAGGTAGTATTAGGGTTTTTAGAGTTGGCGCTGGCGCTTAAATTTTTAAGCATTGCCGACCAGGTATATCATTGGAACATACTAGACAGAGAAGTTTATCTCGCATTGTGGATTGTAATTTTTACCCTAATGGGCTTTTATCTTCTCGGGAAACTTCGTTTACCGCATGACAGCCCCCTGGAATCAATTAGTGTGTTAAGGCTCATTCTGGCTATTGTCACCTTTTCATTTGTAGTATACCTTATACCTGGAATGTTTGGAGCTCCTTTAAAAGCCATGGCAGGTTACCTCCCTCCTATGCATACCCACGATTTTAACATGCCATATCTAACAGGTCAGCAACTGGGGGCTACCACAGGAGTTGCATTAGCTGAGAGTGAAGAAGGTCTATGTGAAAAACCCAAATATGCTGACATGTTACACTTTCCGCATGGTATTCAGGGTTATTTTGACTACGAACAGGCACTAGCCTGTGCCGAAGCGCAGAACAAACCTGTTTTTGTAGATTTTACCGGGCATGGCTGTGTAAACTGCCGTGAAATGGAAGCAAGAGTCTGGTCAGATCCTCAAGTGCTTAAACGCCTGAAAGAAGACTATATAGTAGTAGCATTATATGTTGATGAAAAGACTGAGCTACCTGAGTCTGAATGGTACACTTCTGATTACGACGGTAAAGTAAAGAAAACGATTGGCAAGCAAAATGCAGACTTCCAGATTTCACGCTTCAACAACAATGCACAGCCGTATTATGTGTTGTTAAATGACAAGGGAGAGCTACTTAAACAGCCTAAAGCTTATGACCTAAGCGTGCAGAATTTTATTGATTTCCTGGATGAGGGCAAAAAGCAATTTGCTCAAGGTAAAACAATAGAAGATTCTGCTTTGGCAAATAATTAGTGTTTGTCAAGGTAGGCTTTAGCTTCTGCCTGCATAGGTGGATAATGCGCATTGTCCAACGCTTTTTTGTACATAGCCCGTGCTTGGTCATAATCTTTTTCCTGGTTAGCTATTCGTGCAAGGCCTGCATATGCATAGCTGGTATAGTTTTCAGCTTCTTCGTTGTCCATGTTTTTTGCTAGTGCCAGGCTTGCTCTATAAGCAATTTTTGCTGCACTAAAATCCTGCTCTTTCTTCTCCAGTAGCAAGGCCTTAAACAAGTTGCCAGTCATTTGATAATACTCACGCTTACTGTTTAGCAATTTTTGGAGCTGTTGATCCAACTGGTAATACTGCTTAGCAGAGATAGCTACATCTAAGTAATTAGTGATGAAGTAAAGGTTATCAGGGTACTGGGCAGCTAAAGACTGGGCATATTGTAAAGCTTCTTTAGGGCGGTTTTCATAACGTAAATAGATATGGGTAAGGTAATCTGCTGATTCTGGTCCCATAAAAATCGACTCTTGGTGAGCTTTCTTTAGCTGTTCTAAGCCTAATTGCTTATCGCCACTCCTGAAAAACAGCATGAACGGGCGATATACCGGGTGTAGTTCGGGATACTTTATTCTATAATAGTTATATAAGCCAGTAGAAAAGTAAAACTCTGGGTACTCTTCTTTAAGTTCAAAGCCATTTTTGAGATTAGTATATGCCTCCTGCGCCAGCCCCACGGCTTTAAGATGGTTACCCTCATCGTTTTCATACATGGCTAGTAAACCAAGCGAGGCCATGGCAAAGAAATTAGCTTCAGGATGCATATCGTCTTTATCTAAAATCTTTTCTGCTTCAGCATATGTTTTTTGCAGGTAGTTTTTCAAATCTTCAAACTCTGGGGTATGGTGTGTTACCGGTGTATTTGCTGCTCGTATGGTGAGCGCTTTTAATAGAAAATAGGCAGGGTGGTCAGGTATTTTCTGCTCAATTTTTTGGTTAACCTGATTAGCTTGTACCACATCAGTATTATAGATATATGACAAGCTCTGTTTAATTAAGGGTAGTAGCTCTTTATCATCCAGAATGTTCTTCTGGGCAAAAGTGGAAAAGCTAAAAAATATATATAAGGCAAGTGTTAAAACTATTCTTTGCATACTTCTTATTTAGAAAATACTAGTATGTAACGAAATACTGTAGCGTAAGTTAAGGTTAGCTGACTTACTTATATTTGCACAAATGAGAAAACTAACCTTTACATACGAGCAGATAATTAAAAATGGATTTTCTAGTGTGAATAGCTTTCTTTATAATTCACCTGCTTACTTAGGATTGAAAGCAAAAGAGTATGGTACCCCCTATAGATTTGCTGCCCGTAATGGTGAATATGATGTAGCTCAGGTCTATTTTTTTCAGAAGGATGATGTAGCTATTAGCATTCCTGCCAGTCCATTTGGCTCTTTAGAGTTTGATGAAGATTTTACAGAAGAAGAAATGCTAGCTTTTATCAGCTTTGTTATTAATCACTTGAAAAGCCTGGATTTAAACTATCTTCAGATCAATGACTGCATTCCCGCTTACCGGCAGTCCTCTGACGTAAGTGTGCACCAACTACTAATGCAGCAGGGAGCTCAAGTGATAGACAAGAAAGTTAATCATCATATCAATATAGATGAGCAACCTCTGCCTCAAAAAATGCATAAGATGGAGCGAAAACGTTTAAGGAAATGTATTGATAAGAGATTAAACTTCATAGAGGAGTCTATAGACAAGTTGCACGTTTACTATAGTTTTTTACAACATTGTAGACAACAGAAAGGATGGGTGCTTTCTCTTTCATTTGAGCAAATGCAACAAAATACCAAGGTATTAAGCGGTTGCTACAGGTTGTTCGGATTATATTATAACAATGAATTAATCGCAGCTTCATTAGTTGTAGTAGTAAATTCAAAGGTGCTTTATGATTTCTACCATGATTCTTTACAAGAATACAAAAGCTGGAGTCCTGTTGTATATTTGGTAAGTCAACTCTACCAATACTGCCAAAATCATAATTTAAATATTTTAGACCTGGGTACTTCTCAAACAGAAAGCCTTCAACAATTTAAAGCACACTTGGGAGCTGAAGCCTCACATAAATACTCATATCAGCTAAACTTATGAGTAAGCCACTGGTATCTATTATTTGTCTCTGTTATAATCATGAGCTTTTTGTTCATGCTACTCTTGCCTCTGTATGGGCTCAGAATTACGATAACATTGAAGTAGTTATAGTAGATGATGGAAGTCAAGATCAAAGTGTAAAGAAAATTCGTGAGTATATAGAGCAAAACCCCTGTCCTTATCCGTTACACACAATTTTTCTGGAACAAAATATAGGCAATTGTGCTGCTTTTAACCGAGGCTGGAAACTTGCTAATGGTGAATTTATAATAGACTTAGCTACTGATGATGTACTTCTTCCGGATCGGGTTAGTTTACAACTGGAGTTATTCCAGTCTCTTCCCGAGGACTATGGAGTAGTATTTTCTGAGGTACAGTATATTAATGAAAGTGGTGAGGCGCAATACCTGCATTTTCAGGACAAATACAAACATGTACGCCCAATCCCTCAGGGGGATATCTACGCTAAATTGATTGCTCTCTACTTTATTCCTTCTCCTAGCATGATGTACAGGCAAAGAGTACTGCAAGATTTGGGTGGATATGATGAGCGGCTTGCATATGAAGACTATGACTTTTGGATCAGATCTTCCCGAAAATACAAATACGCTTATCTCAACCACTGTACTACACTGGTAAGGAAATCCGCTGGCTCTATGTCAAAGGCTTGGTACAAAAAAGGAGACCGACAGTTACATTCTACCTATCTGGTGTGCCAGAAGATAAAAGTATTGAATAAAAGTCCGGAGGAAGACGCTGCACTCACCCAGCGCGTTAAGTTTGAAATACGGCAGGCTGTTTTTTCAAACAATCAGGCAGAGGCACTTCTGTTTTTTACATTGTTAAAAGACATAGATCATATAGATTGGGCATATCGTTTTCTTTTGCTATTGACCCGCTCAGGCCTAAATTTAAGCTGGTTAAGAGATTTGTACCTCAGGTTTATAAGTTAAGGTTTTCGCCAAAATCTCATTTCCAGAGAAATACGCGTAATATCCGTATTAAGATTGCTTGCCCCACCATGTAGCAGGTAAGGTGAAAAAACAAGCACTTCGTTCAGGTTAGGATTCGGACGTACAATATCGAGTGGAGTTTTACTACCTGTAAGACCTGGCACATTAAATTGTACTCCATCAACTTTAGCCCCTTTTTTAGTCCTTTCTATATCGGCCTCGCTCCATAAGTGGCTTCCAGGCACCAAAGTGAGAGATGAGAGGCTATTGCTTCCAAAAATAGGTACATAAATGTTAATACAGTCCTTATAATCCTCCAACCATACATCTCTATGCAAAGGATTATTATCGTTGCTTTGTGGACGGATAATTCTGAAGTGAAAAACACGTGCCTGATCAAAGGGATTAAAAGCCTGCACCTGTACCTGACATAGCTCAGAAACACGCTTCTCTATAGTTTCCACCCTTATGGGTAGTTGGCTTACGGCCAAAAGCTTTGCCTGCTCTACTATGGCCAGGTGTAAGCTGTAGTTATTGCCTATATAGAGATGATATTTATCCAGCTCAAGCTTATCCCTAACCGAAACTTTTGCTTTTAAAAAAAAGCTTTTGAAAAGTAGGCAAACCCCTTGGTAAAATTTTTCCCATTCATGGGGCTGTAGAAAAGGCGCAATATGGTATCCCTTCTTCTGCCATTGAGTACGGGCAGTAAGGTCATCTGCATGATGAAGCAGCACAGTATCCGGGCCATAGCTACGCTCTCCTTCAATATGGGCATTCATATTATTTTGGTTAAAACACAAACAGATTGACAGCTCTCCGTTAAATAAAGAGTTACTGTTTATAAAAGAAGATAAATTAACTAAATTTTACTGCGTAGCAATATTCTCTTTTTATGG
This window of the Porifericola rhodea genome carries:
- the gcvT gene encoding glycine cleavage system aminomethyltransferase GcvT; the encoded protein is MKKTALYDKHVALGAKMVPFAGYEMPLRYSSDIEEHMTVREGVGVFDVSHMGEFYLRGPKAFELVQKVTSNDASKLYDGKAMYCYLPNETGGIVDDLIVYRLSEEEYMLVVNAANIEKDWNWITKYNTEGVEMENASDQVSLFAVQGPKAMAVIKNITDVDVEGMKFYTFQQGKVGNVEDVIISATGYTGAGGVELYVKNTDALKLWETLFEAGKEEGIKPIGLAARDTLRLEMGFCLYGNDIDDSSCPIEAGLSWVTKFNKVFTNSEHLQKQKESGGKQKLVGLLMVDKGIPRKDYEIFNAEDEVIGHVTSGTQSPVLKRGIGMGYVAKPYAKTETEIFIGVRNRRIKAQVVKPPFI
- a CDS encoding 2-phosphosulfolactate phosphatase; amino-acid sequence: MKSIDICLSPDLMHLYEVQDKAVVVVDILRATSCMTTALAHGVAAIRPVAEVQACEALGKEGYLTAGERGGEKIDSFNFGNSPYEYQSADIVGKKIAVTTTNGTRAISLSEGARQLLIGSFLNLSTLASYLNEQEHNILIVCAGWKGFVNLEDTLFAGALAEQLTAKFTQACDSTLAAISLYHSAKHNLKRFLQNSSHVQRLQHLNGDRDVTFCLKLDEYEVIPVLKGKELVKLEL
- a CDS encoding regulatory protein RecX; the protein is MTVTNLRQQAKVKAAKYCAYQERTQQEVRDKLYQYGLYSDAVEEVLSELITENFINEERYAQAFCRGKFNQNKWGRVKIEMMLRQKGLSNYCIRSGLNEISEEDYVAQLHSLLEKKWNSLEGEDDYNRKQKTVRFLIGKGYEADLIWSFFKG
- a CDS encoding protein-disulfide reductase DsbD family protein, with protein sequence MRAYKFFLPVCLFLFLTGMAVQAQVLKPATWSVELSKGTVKVGEEVEVILYADIIEDWYLYSNDFDPELGPMVTEINFNPNEAYELVGEVRPIGAKEKYDDIFEGNYTYFTKKAEFRQTIKVKKASLKEISGDYNYQTCSDITGQCIPDDGEFKLDITVADQADASSSVSEDEDSPNEEQTANEKKLAEESTEITENQANETKAETNNEAKISQPVPTTDINVRASNTPYTLLTFFFVAFLAGLAALLTPCVFPMIPMTVSFFTGGGSKSQAISKAVIYGISIIVIYTLIGTLVSVIFGPAFANWLSTHWLPNLFFFAVFVIFALSFFGLFEITLPSSVVNNVDRQADKGGYYGIFFMAFTLVLVSFSCTGPIVGSILVESAGGEFVKPVVGMLGFSLAFAIPFGLFAAFPQWLNSLPKSGGWLNSVKVVLGFLELALALKFLSIADQVYHWNILDREVYLALWIVIFTLMGFYLLGKLRLPHDSPLESISVLRLILAIVTFSFVVYLIPGMFGAPLKAMAGYLPPMHTHDFNMPYLTGQQLGATTGVALAESEEGLCEKPKYADMLHFPHGIQGYFDYEQALACAEAQNKPVFVDFTGHGCVNCREMEARVWSDPQVLKRLKEDYIVVALYVDEKTELPESEWYTSDYDGKVKKTIGKQNADFQISRFNNNAQPYYVLLNDKGELLKQPKAYDLSVQNFIDFLDEGKKQFAQGKTIEDSALANN
- a CDS encoding glycosyltransferase, which produces MSKPLVSIICLCYNHELFVHATLASVWAQNYDNIEVVIVDDGSQDQSVKKIREYIEQNPCPYPLHTIFLEQNIGNCAAFNRGWKLANGEFIIDLATDDVLLPDRVSLQLELFQSLPEDYGVVFSEVQYINESGEAQYLHFQDKYKHVRPIPQGDIYAKLIALYFIPSPSMMYRQRVLQDLGGYDERLAYEDYDFWIRSSRKYKYAYLNHCTTLVRKSAGSMSKAWYKKGDRQLHSTYLVCQKIKVLNKSPEEDAALTQRVKFEIRQAVFSNNQAEALLFFTLLKDIDHIDWAYRFLLLLTRSGLNLSWLRDLYLRFIS